A single region of the Salvelinus sp. IW2-2015 linkage group LG20, ASM291031v2, whole genome shotgun sequence genome encodes:
- the LOC111980481 gene encoding myosin light chain kinase, smooth muscle isoform X1, whose translation MSSDSSSKKRYVSTLRMYIGPTNTSPGQGKNILATSTSSATRTSATATRIGIDTASSTGDSCHTPTPLRSLDPPLFTEPLEDCSADEGSDITLRGVITGSQPISVSWLHNGEAVFFGKPLFDGSETRLVVRECLPEDAGAYTCVAENRAGKTSSSAAVCVRDFETICGVLNATSHTSPPLNNNIMENRGSKLLLSSNTDSVFRQSSSPISANTPSPVGPRKVSTEVTPKKRVSSGTASLQFKDPPSHIEARLGETARLTCVFSGSPPVVSCWIRNKEPVVDGSELWVESSDQSSTLVIAEPGPEHSGRYTVVVRDRKSSAQHTLTLSVIERPQSPASSPVVSLLSVSPLCLVLSWSGPCYDGGSAVLGYVVEVRRKGPAESGGWSELTAHCKSTSYKVRSGLEPQGEYCFRVRAYNVVGVSEPSEESQLIKMEQIAEPQEEESPRTYEDVTIDSTHKVTDHYNVLEKLGVGKFGQVFKLTHKETGRVCAGKFYKGRRAKEREAARKEIELMNFLHHPKLVQCLGAYDLKPEMVMVMEFIAGGELFERIVDDSFVHTEPASVRYMQQIVEGIGYMHQQNVIHLDLKPENIVCVDHTGTRIKIIDFGLASKLDPSTPLKVMHGTPEFVAPEVIGYEPVSLATDMWSIGVICYILLSGESPFQGNSEAETLALVTGAQWEFDEESFEEITDQAKDFISSLLNKEPRRRISCEEALVHSWIAEPISSDPSTTKCLSKEKMKRYLAKQKWKKTGKALLALKRMALLSKADGPGTATTPAEDSPLSREAEQALQSLEVKLRGGPQFSLTLTDQTACQGSTARLSCHLTGYPDPEVVWLRGEEPLEESSRVQIEYEEDGLCTLVLAQVGPEDSDVYTCRATNDQGKALCSAKLIVKE comes from the exons ATGAGCAGTGACAGCAGCTCCAAGAAGCGMTATGTATCAACCCTCAGGATGTACATCGGACCCACCAACACTTCCCCTGGGCAGGGAAAAAACATCTTGGCAACCAGTACCTCTTCTGCTACTAGGACTTCTGCTACTGCCACTAGGATTGGGATAGACACAGCCTCTAGTACAg GGGACAGCTGCCACACACCAACCCCCCTCAGAAGTCTGGATCCACCCCTGTTCACAGAGCCTTTGGAGGACTGCTCGGCGGATGAAGGAAGTGACATCACACTCCGAGGGGTTATCACAGGAAGTCAGCCAATCAGTGTGTCCTGGCTGCACAATG GTGAGGCAGTCTTTTTTGGGAAGCCCCTCTTCGATGGCAGTGAGACTAGGCTGGTGGTGAGGGAATGCCTACCTGAGGACGCGGGCGCCTACACCTGTGTGGCAGAGAACCGAGCGGGCAAGACCTCCAGcagtgcagctgtgtgtgtgagag ACTTTGAAACTATCTGCGGAGTCCTGAACGCAACTTCACACACTTCCCCTCCCCTCAACAACAACATTATGGAAAACAGAGGCTCAAAGTTACTGCTGTCATCCAACACTGACAGTGTCTTCAGACAATCCAGCTCCCCAATAAGCGCTAACACCCCGAGCCCAGTAGGACCCCGAAAAG TCTCCACAGAAGTCACGCCAAAGAAGAGAGTCAGCTCGGGGACAG CCTCGTTGCAGTTTAAGGATCCCCCATCCCACATTGAGGCACGGCTAGGAGAGACAGCCCGTCTGACGTGTGTGTTCAGTGGAAGTCCCCCTGTGGTGTCCTGCTGGATACGAAATAAAGAACCG GTTGTAGATGGGTCTGAGTTGTGGGTAGAGAGCAGTGATCAGAGCAGTACGCTGGTGATAGCAGAGCCAGGACCTGAGCACTCAGGACGCTACACCGTTGTAGTACGAGACCGCAAGAGCTCGGCGCAGCACACCCTCACTCTTTCTGTCATTG AGCGGCCCCAGTCCCCAGCCTCCAGCCCCgtggtgtctctcctctctgtctctcctctctgtttggtCCTGTCCTGGTCTGGGCCCTGCTACGACGGAGGCAGTGCTGTCCTGGGCTACGTGGTGGAGGTGAGGAGAAAAGGCCCCGCCGAGTCTGGGGGCTGGAGTGAACTCACAGCCCATTGCAAGAGTACTTCTTACAAGGTGCGCTCCGGTCTTGAGCCTCAGGGGGAGTACTGCTTCCGGGTGAGGGCCTACAACGTGGTGGGGGTGAGCGAGCCCAGTGAGGAGTCTCAGCTTATCAAGATGGAGCAGATAG cTGAGCCACAAGAGGAGGAGTCTCCTCGGACATATGAGGACGTCACCATCGACTCCACCCACAAGGTCACCGATCACTACAATGTACTGGAGAAACTGGGAGT GGGGAAGTTTGGCCAGGTGTTCAAACTGACTCACAAGGAGACGGGCCGTGTGTGTGCCGGAAAGTTCTACAAGGGCCGGCGGGCCAAGGAGAGGGAGGCGGCCCGTAAAGAGATAGAGCTGATGAACTTCCTGCACCACCCCAAACTGGTCCAGTGTCTGGGGGCCTATGATCTCAAGCCAGAGATGGTCATGGTCATGGAGTT CATTGCCGGAGGTGAGCTGTTTGAGCGTATAGTGGACGACAGCTTTGTGCACACGGAGCCGGCCAGTGTGCGCTACATGCAGCAGATCGTGGAGGGGATCGGCTACATGCACCAGCAGAACGTCATCCACCTGGACCTGAAGCCTGAAAACATAGTGTGTGTTGACCACACTGGCACGCGCATTAAGATCATCGACTTTGGCCTGGCCAGCAAGCTGG ACCCTTCCACTCCCCTGAAGGTGATGCACGGGACACCAGAGTTTGTGGCTCCAGAGGTGATTGGCTATGAGCCTGTTAGCTTAGCTACAGACATGTGGAGCATTGGAGTCATCTGCTACATATT actgaGTGGCGAGTCTCCCTTCCAGGGTAACAGTGAGGCAGAGACCCTGGCCTTGGTGACTGGTGCTCAGTGGGAGTTTGACGAGGAGAGCTTCGAAGAGATCACTgaccaggccaaagacttcatCAGCTCTCTGCTCAACAAGGAACCAAG GCGCAGGATATCCTGTGAGGAGGCTCTGGTCCACTCCTGGATAGCTGAGCCCATCTCATCAGACCCCAGCACCACCAAGTGTCTCTCCAAGGAGAAGATGAAGAGGTACCTCGCCAAGCAGAAGTGGAAG AAAACGGGGAAAGCCCTGCTGGCGCTAAAGAGGATGGCTCTGCTGTCTAAAGCCGATGGGCCTGGCACTGCCACCACCCCTGCAGAAG ACAGCCCCCTGAGTCGTGAGGCAGAGCAGGCCCTGCAGTCTCTAGAGGTCAAACTCCGGGGGGGGCCCCAGTTCTCCCTGACCCTAACGGACCAGACTGCCTGCCAGGGCTCCACCGCCCGCCTCTCCTGTCACCTCACAG GGTATCCTGACCCAGAGGTGGTGTGGTTGAGGGGGGAGGAGCCTCTGGAGGAGTCATCCCGGGTGCAGATAGAGTATGAAGAGGATGGGCTCTGCACCCTGGTCCTGGCCCAAGTTGGGCCAGAGGACTCGGATGTTTACACCTGTAGGGCCACCAACGACCAGGGGAAGGCACTGTGTTCAGCCAAACTCATAGTAAAGGAATAG
- the LOC111980482 gene encoding complement C1q-like protein 2 has protein sequence MMLQERFQKALRMKGIAVFLLALCCCLSGTQGDYEVSCSLMKELTSIGEKLGAMGEKLGTMGDNLRLMETRLQTSENEVEELKRLTGGRPKVAFSATLRETGDAXGNTGPFTTPIPLQYKKVFSNTGSSYNPATGIFTAXVKGMYYFHFTMMNNLNVPPNSVVCLTKNGQRLVSVWDTVGTDAHDSGSNAVVIPLEVGDNVYVELQASRMVHDDIMNYNTFSGFLLFPM, from the exons AGGGTATTGCAGTCTTTTTGCTGGCActatgctgctgtctgtctgggacACAAGGAGACTACGAGGTCTCTTGCTCTCTGATGAAAGAACTGACATCTATAGGAGAGAAACTAGGAGCCATGGGGGAGAAACTGGGAACTATGGGGGATAACCTGAGACTCATGGAGACCCGGTTACAAACCAGTGAGAATGAAGTGGAGGAGCTGAAGAGACTAACTGGAG GCCGGCCTAAGGTGGCCTTCTCCGCAACTCTCCGGGAGACAGGCGATGCCGMTGGGAACACGGGACCTttcaccactcccattcccctgCAGTACAAGAAGGTCTTCTCCAACACGGGCAGCTCCTACAACCCTGCCACAG GTATCTTCACTGCCAYGGTCAAAGGAATGTACTACTTCCATTTCACGATGATGAACAACTTGAATGTCCCCCCTAATTCTGTGGTGTGTTTGACAAAGAATGGCCAGAGGCTGGTGTCTGTCTGGGACACTGTAGGAACCGATGCCCATGACAGTGGCAGCAACGCAGTGGTCATTCCTCTGGAGGTGGGAGATAATGTCTATGTTGAGTTACAGGCTAGCAGGATGGTCCATGATGACATCATGAACTACAACACCTTCAGCGGCTTCCTGCTCTTCCCCATGTAA
- the LOC111980481 gene encoding myosin light chain kinase, smooth muscle isoform X2 has protein sequence MSSDSSSKKRYVSTLRMYIGPTNTSPGQGKNILATSTSSATRTSATATRIGIDTASSTGDSCHTPTPLRSLDPPLFTEPLEDCSADEGSDITLRGVITGSQPISVSWLHNGEAVFFGKPLFDGSETRLVVRECLPEDAGAYTCVAENRAGKTSSSAAVCVRVSTEVTPKKRVSSGTASLQFKDPPSHIEARLGETARLTCVFSGSPPVVSCWIRNKEPVVDGSELWVESSDQSSTLVIAEPGPEHSGRYTVVVRDRKSSAQHTLTLSVIERPQSPASSPVVSLLSVSPLCLVLSWSGPCYDGGSAVLGYVVEVRRKGPAESGGWSELTAHCKSTSYKVRSGLEPQGEYCFRVRAYNVVGVSEPSEESQLIKMEQIAEPQEEESPRTYEDVTIDSTHKVTDHYNVLEKLGVGKFGQVFKLTHKETGRVCAGKFYKGRRAKEREAARKEIELMNFLHHPKLVQCLGAYDLKPEMVMVMEFIAGGELFERIVDDSFVHTEPASVRYMQQIVEGIGYMHQQNVIHLDLKPENIVCVDHTGTRIKIIDFGLASKLDPSTPLKVMHGTPEFVAPEVIGYEPVSLATDMWSIGVICYILLSGESPFQGNSEAETLALVTGAQWEFDEESFEEITDQAKDFISSLLNKEPRRRISCEEALVHSWIAEPISSDPSTTKCLSKEKMKRYLAKQKWKKTGKALLALKRMALLSKADGPGTATTPAEDSPLSREAEQALQSLEVKLRGGPQFSLTLTDQTACQGSTARLSCHLTGYPDPEVVWLRGEEPLEESSRVQIEYEEDGLCTLVLAQVGPEDSDVYTCRATNDQGKALCSAKLIVKE, from the exons ATGAGCAGTGACAGCAGCTCCAAGAAGCGMTATGTATCAACCCTCAGGATGTACATCGGACCCACCAACACTTCCCCTGGGCAGGGAAAAAACATCTTGGCAACCAGTACCTCTTCTGCTACTAGGACTTCTGCTACTGCCACTAGGATTGGGATAGACACAGCCTCTAGTACAg GGGACAGCTGCCACACACCAACCCCCCTCAGAAGTCTGGATCCACCCCTGTTCACAGAGCCTTTGGAGGACTGCTCGGCGGATGAAGGAAGTGACATCACACTCCGAGGGGTTATCACAGGAAGTCAGCCAATCAGTGTGTCCTGGCTGCACAATG GTGAGGCAGTCTTTTTTGGGAAGCCCCTCTTCGATGGCAGTGAGACTAGGCTGGTGGTGAGGGAATGCCTACCTGAGGACGCGGGCGCCTACACCTGTGTGGCAGAGAACCGAGCGGGCAAGACCTCCAGcagtgcagctgtgtgtgtgagag TCTCCACAGAAGTCACGCCAAAGAAGAGAGTCAGCTCGGGGACAG CCTCGTTGCAGTTTAAGGATCCCCCATCCCACATTGAGGCACGGCTAGGAGAGACAGCCCGTCTGACGTGTGTGTTCAGTGGAAGTCCCCCTGTGGTGTCCTGCTGGATACGAAATAAAGAACCG GTTGTAGATGGGTCTGAGTTGTGGGTAGAGAGCAGTGATCAGAGCAGTACGCTGGTGATAGCAGAGCCAGGACCTGAGCACTCAGGACGCTACACCGTTGTAGTACGAGACCGCAAGAGCTCGGCGCAGCACACCCTCACTCTTTCTGTCATTG AGCGGCCCCAGTCCCCAGCCTCCAGCCCCgtggtgtctctcctctctgtctctcctctctgtttggtCCTGTCCTGGTCTGGGCCCTGCTACGACGGAGGCAGTGCTGTCCTGGGCTACGTGGTGGAGGTGAGGAGAAAAGGCCCCGCCGAGTCTGGGGGCTGGAGTGAACTCACAGCCCATTGCAAGAGTACTTCTTACAAGGTGCGCTCCGGTCTTGAGCCTCAGGGGGAGTACTGCTTCCGGGTGAGGGCCTACAACGTGGTGGGGGTGAGCGAGCCCAGTGAGGAGTCTCAGCTTATCAAGATGGAGCAGATAG cTGAGCCACAAGAGGAGGAGTCTCCTCGGACATATGAGGACGTCACCATCGACTCCACCCACAAGGTCACCGATCACTACAATGTACTGGAGAAACTGGGAGT GGGGAAGTTTGGCCAGGTGTTCAAACTGACTCACAAGGAGACGGGCCGTGTGTGTGCCGGAAAGTTCTACAAGGGCCGGCGGGCCAAGGAGAGGGAGGCGGCCCGTAAAGAGATAGAGCTGATGAACTTCCTGCACCACCCCAAACTGGTCCAGTGTCTGGGGGCCTATGATCTCAAGCCAGAGATGGTCATGGTCATGGAGTT CATTGCCGGAGGTGAGCTGTTTGAGCGTATAGTGGACGACAGCTTTGTGCACACGGAGCCGGCCAGTGTGCGCTACATGCAGCAGATCGTGGAGGGGATCGGCTACATGCACCAGCAGAACGTCATCCACCTGGACCTGAAGCCTGAAAACATAGTGTGTGTTGACCACACTGGCACGCGCATTAAGATCATCGACTTTGGCCTGGCCAGCAAGCTGG ACCCTTCCACTCCCCTGAAGGTGATGCACGGGACACCAGAGTTTGTGGCTCCAGAGGTGATTGGCTATGAGCCTGTTAGCTTAGCTACAGACATGTGGAGCATTGGAGTCATCTGCTACATATT actgaGTGGCGAGTCTCCCTTCCAGGGTAACAGTGAGGCAGAGACCCTGGCCTTGGTGACTGGTGCTCAGTGGGAGTTTGACGAGGAGAGCTTCGAAGAGATCACTgaccaggccaaagacttcatCAGCTCTCTGCTCAACAAGGAACCAAG GCGCAGGATATCCTGTGAGGAGGCTCTGGTCCACTCCTGGATAGCTGAGCCCATCTCATCAGACCCCAGCACCACCAAGTGTCTCTCCAAGGAGAAGATGAAGAGGTACCTCGCCAAGCAGAAGTGGAAG AAAACGGGGAAAGCCCTGCTGGCGCTAAAGAGGATGGCTCTGCTGTCTAAAGCCGATGGGCCTGGCACTGCCACCACCCCTGCAGAAG ACAGCCCCCTGAGTCGTGAGGCAGAGCAGGCCCTGCAGTCTCTAGAGGTCAAACTCCGGGGGGGGCCCCAGTTCTCCCTGACCCTAACGGACCAGACTGCCTGCCAGGGCTCCACCGCCCGCCTCTCCTGTCACCTCACAG GGTATCCTGACCCAGAGGTGGTGTGGTTGAGGGGGGAGGAGCCTCTGGAGGAGTCATCCCGGGTGCAGATAGAGTATGAAGAGGATGGGCTCTGCACCCTGGTCCTGGCCCAAGTTGGGCCAGAGGACTCGGATGTTTACACCTGTAGGGCCACCAACGACCAGGGGAAGGCACTGTGTTCAGCCAAACTCATAGTAAAGGAATAG